A single Tenacibaculum sp. 190524A02b DNA region contains:
- a CDS encoding sulfatase, which yields MKSTILTSKNRLYLYILILFSGFSSCKTKPTKNENKETKKPNILWLFLEDTAPLMSAYGTDIIKTPHIDSLAQQGVTYKNAYMPAPVCSASRSSIITGVMSTTTGTHNHHSSRTKESGIKLPEDLKTIPEVFKQAGYFTFNNGKDDYNFIYNRRDLYSQDFYMHPLYGKSGVRLDLSKLKEKQPFFGQVQLYGGKEIFSSKFKERVKTPVDRSKIILPPYLPNHPTIIEEYANHLDAIQITDERVGKIIQKLKEGNVLENTIVFFFSDHGMRLTRNKQFLYDGGIHVPFIIADFTKSNPKLTAGTTNSDLISGLDIGTSSLALANIKIPDNVEGKNMFANDFNRDYIIATRDRCDFTIDRIRAVRSKDYKYIRNFMTDRPYYQPTYMDVDSVPFIQTMRKLYTENKLTPQQARFLSDERPTEELYDLKNDPYELNNLAKSTEHKEILQKHAAILNNWISSTDDKGQYPENEENLKLMLGIWGKHAVNPEYKILREKFPNLASKLFYLKREKFKLIDSTFIGKEDPLVKVNANQSNK from the coding sequence ATGAAATCAACTATTTTGACTTCTAAAAATCGACTATATCTCTATATACTTATTCTCTTTTCAGGATTTTCTTCGTGTAAAACAAAACCTACTAAAAACGAGAATAAAGAAACCAAAAAGCCTAATATCTTATGGCTTTTTCTAGAAGATACAGCTCCTTTAATGAGTGCTTATGGAACTGACATTATAAAAACACCTCATATTGATAGTTTAGCACAACAAGGAGTAACTTATAAAAACGCATATATGCCTGCGCCAGTTTGTTCTGCCAGTCGCTCTAGTATTATTACAGGCGTTATGTCTACTACTACAGGAACTCATAACCACCATAGTTCAAGAACTAAGGAATCAGGTATTAAACTTCCTGAGGACTTAAAAACCATTCCTGAAGTGTTTAAACAAGCAGGGTATTTTACTTTTAATAATGGAAAAGATGATTATAATTTTATTTATAATCGTCGTGATTTGTATAGTCAAGACTTTTACATGCACCCTTTGTATGGAAAAAGCGGTGTTCGTTTAGATCTTTCTAAACTAAAAGAAAAACAACCCTTTTTTGGACAAGTTCAATTGTATGGCGGAAAAGAAATCTTTTCATCTAAGTTTAAAGAACGTGTTAAAACTCCTGTAGATAGAAGTAAAATAATACTACCTCCCTACCTTCCAAATCATCCAACCATTATAGAAGAATATGCCAATCATTTAGACGCTATTCAAATTACTGATGAACGTGTTGGGAAAATTATTCAAAAATTAAAAGAAGGAAATGTACTTGAAAACACCATTGTTTTCTTCTTTTCTGACCACGGAATGCGTTTAACTAGAAACAAACAATTTTTATATGATGGAGGAATTCATGTACCTTTTATTATTGCAGATTTTACAAAATCTAACCCTAAACTAACTGCTGGCACTACCAATTCAGATTTAATTAGTGGCTTAGATATTGGAACTAGCTCTTTAGCCTTAGCTAATATTAAAATACCTGATAACGTAGAAGGAAAAAATATGTTTGCTAATGATTTTAATAGAGATTATATAATTGCAACTAGAGACCGATGTGATTTTACCATTGATCGTATTAGAGCAGTTCGGTCAAAAGACTATAAATACATCCGTAATTTTATGACGGATAGACCTTACTATCAACCTACCTATATGGATGTGGACAGCGTTCCTTTTATTCAAACTATGCGAAAGTTGTATACTGAAAACAAACTAACTCCTCAACAAGCAAGGTTTTTATCAGATGAGCGTCCTACTGAAGAATTATACGATCTTAAAAATGATCCTTACGAGCTAAACAACCTAGCTAAAAGTACTGAACATAAAGAAATATTACAAAAACATGCTGCCATTTTAAACAATTGGATTTCTTCAACAGATGACAAAGGGCAATATCCTGAAAATGAAGAAAATTTAAAATTAATGTTAGGTATATGGGGCAAGCATGCTGTTAATCCAGAATATAAAATATTAAGAGAAAAATTTCCTAACTTAGCTAGTAAGCTGTTTTATTTAAAACGTGAAAAATTTAAATTAATTGATTCTACCTTTATTGGCAAAGAAGATCCTTTAGTAAAAGTTAATGCAAATCAATCAAACAAATAG
- a CDS encoding formylglycine-generating enzyme family protein, with translation MQINQTNSWKLIGYMLYCSLVFLSNISCKNPSEKQVKTPEGMIWIPSGTFTQGAVPHDRLALSRELPSFNVEMNGFFIDITEVTNKQFSKFIKETGYITVAERPVKWNELKKELPIGTPKPHDSLLQPGSLTFKKVAQPTVNRTNYHQWWKWTLNANWMHPQGPNSSIKGKENHPVIHIAYEDAIAYCKWANRRLPTEAEWEYAARGKNNSDIYFWGNDATVLAQKANTWNGNFPYSNTLDDGFERTAPVKQFPPNTNGLYDMAGNVWEWTSDWYYENRNRELASSKQTIKNPTFCFSSDNTSNGNQKVIKGGSFLCHASYCASYRISAKMNSDVNSSTEHIGFRTVATVAMLKNNQK, from the coding sequence ATGCAAATCAATCAAACAAATAGTTGGAAGTTAATAGGGTATATGCTATATTGCTCACTCGTTTTTTTAAGCAATATTAGCTGTAAAAACCCTTCTGAAAAACAAGTAAAGACACCAGAGGGAATGATATGGATTCCTTCTGGAACTTTTACTCAAGGTGCTGTTCCTCATGATCGTTTAGCATTGTCTAGAGAACTGCCTTCATTTAACGTAGAAATGAATGGTTTTTTTATAGATATTACCGAGGTTACCAACAAACAATTTTCTAAATTTATTAAAGAAACTGGTTATATTACTGTAGCTGAAAGACCTGTTAAATGGAATGAGCTAAAAAAAGAACTCCCCATTGGCACTCCAAAACCTCATGATTCTCTATTACAACCTGGTTCACTAACTTTTAAAAAGGTAGCCCAGCCTACTGTAAACCGTACTAATTATCATCAATGGTGGAAATGGACTCTTAATGCCAACTGGATGCATCCTCAAGGCCCTAATAGTTCTATAAAGGGTAAAGAAAACCACCCAGTAATTCATATTGCTTATGAGGATGCTATAGCATATTGTAAATGGGCTAATAGACGTTTACCTACCGAAGCTGAATGGGAATATGCAGCTAGAGGAAAAAATAATAGTGATATTTATTTTTGGGGGAACGATGCTACTGTACTAGCTCAAAAAGCAAATACTTGGAATGGTAATTTTCCGTATTCTAATACACTTGATGACGGATTTGAGCGTACGGCTCCTGTAAAACAATTTCCTCCAAACACTAATGGCTTGTATGATATGGCTGGAAATGTATGGGAATGGACTTCTGATTGGTATTATGAAAATAGAAATAGAGAGCTAGCTTCTTCTAAACAAACGATTAAAAACCCTACTTTTTGTTTTTCTTCTGATAATACTTCTAATGGTAATCAAAAAGTTATTAAAGGAGGTTCTTTTTTATGCCATGCATCCTATTGTGCTAGTTACCGAATCTCAGCTAAAATGAATAGTGATGTTAATTCTTCTACGGAGCATATTGGCTTTAGAACAGTAGCTACTGTAGCCATGCTAAAAAATAACCAGAAATAA
- a CDS encoding DUF1801 domain-containing protein gives MKPIDRFYEEKEEPIKGCLMALKSIIKDYHPDIEPRWYYRLPCFMYKNQIFCYLWVDKKTQFPYIAIGKGIKLKHPDLIQGKRTFTKLLLIDPKQDIPIEKIYQIFDMAMEFYGDN, from the coding sequence ATGAAACCAATAGATCGATTTTATGAGGAAAAAGAAGAACCAATAAAAGGTTGTCTTATGGCTTTAAAAAGTATAATAAAGGATTACCATCCAGATATAGAACCAAGATGGTATTATCGATTACCATGCTTTATGTACAAAAATCAAATTTTTTGTTATTTATGGGTAGATAAAAAAACACAATTTCCATACATAGCAATAGGAAAAGGAATAAAATTAAAACACCCAGATTTGATACAAGGAAAAAGGACTTTTACAAAATTATTGCTGATAGATCCAAAACAAGATATTCCTATAGAAAAAATATACCAAATATTTGATATGGCTATGGAGTTTTACGGAGATAATTAA
- a CDS encoding DUF3667 domain-containing protein, protein MNCKNCNEIVRGNYCNNCGQRTNIERITISSFMYEVVHSVFQIDKGFLYTCTQLLIKPGLTIKDFLKGKRKSHFKPIGYVLTLSTLYFLLAQLLGENTWMNDVVLGFTESAQGNKNNRIEVPVLFTWLSKNFAYTTILLLPVFSFASYIAFKNFAVNYIEHLVLNAYITGQQAVFYSFFIILKKLIKIEILELIPVVLAVLYTFWVFWGFFNEGNRLVNILRTIIVYILYLIFCLGLLFLFWSIQGGK, encoded by the coding sequence ATGAACTGTAAAAATTGTAATGAAATAGTAAGAGGAAATTATTGTAATAATTGCGGGCAACGTACCAATATTGAAAGAATAACTATTTCAAGTTTTATGTATGAAGTAGTACATAGTGTTTTTCAAATTGATAAAGGATTTTTGTATACATGCACACAATTATTAATAAAACCAGGCTTAACTATAAAAGATTTTTTAAAAGGAAAGAGGAAAAGTCATTTTAAACCCATAGGTTATGTATTAACACTTTCTACGTTGTATTTTTTGTTAGCACAACTATTAGGTGAGAATACTTGGATGAATGATGTAGTATTAGGTTTTACAGAATCTGCTCAGGGTAATAAAAATAATAGAATAGAAGTCCCTGTTTTATTTACTTGGTTATCAAAAAACTTTGCCTATACAACTATATTACTATTACCCGTTTTTTCTTTTGCTTCATACATAGCCTTTAAAAATTTTGCTGTAAATTATATAGAGCATTTGGTTTTAAATGCGTATATAACAGGACAACAAGCTGTTTTTTATTCATTTTTTATAATTCTTAAGAAGCTTATAAAGATTGAGATTTTAGAATTAATACCTGTTGTCTTAGCTGTTCTATATACTTTTTGGGTATTTTGGGGATTTTTTAACGAAGGAAATAGATTAGTTAATATACTCAGAACTATAATTGTATATATATTATATTTAATATTCTGTTTAGGGTTACTATTCCTGTTTTGGTCAATTCAAGGGGGAAAATAA
- a CDS encoding exo-alpha-sialidase: protein MNLFFLSKQEVLKNVMFFTVLFFAFSCKKTKKDKTSSNIDLNVTSTKPSLFAEGEVSTSLYERDIAITPDGKEFTYTLGDYKQHKRCLVVVKKENNKWQKPTILNISGTYQDIEPFYTNDGNRLYFASNRPIYGDENRKDYNIWYSDRIKGGWSDPVALDSIINTKGNEFFPAVTKKGNLFFTATRKNGIGREDIFIAKFTDGIYNEPEPLPETINSKFFEFNAYVSPDENVMIFSSFGRKDGLGGGDLYISQKDSVGNWKEAKNMGKLINSKKLDYCPFIDWNAGNFYLTSERMEIDNIPLQNVESLKRQANSTINGFGNIYRIGIKELGLVE, encoded by the coding sequence ATGAATCTATTCTTTTTATCAAAACAAGAAGTATTAAAAAACGTTATGTTTTTTACAGTTTTATTTTTTGCTTTTAGCTGTAAGAAAACTAAAAAAGACAAAACTTCTTCAAATATAGATTTAAATGTAACCTCAACAAAGCCAAGTTTGTTTGCAGAAGGAGAGGTGTCTACATCTTTATATGAAAGAGATATAGCGATAACTCCAGACGGGAAAGAGTTTACCTATACATTAGGAGATTATAAACAACACAAAAGATGTTTAGTAGTAGTAAAAAAAGAGAACAATAAATGGCAAAAACCAACAATTTTAAACATATCAGGTACATATCAAGATATAGAACCTTTTTATACAAATGATGGAAATCGATTGTATTTTGCTTCAAATCGTCCAATTTATGGAGATGAAAATAGAAAAGACTATAACATTTGGTATAGCGATAGAATTAAGGGAGGTTGGTCGGATCCTGTTGCGCTAGATTCTATAATTAATACTAAAGGCAATGAGTTTTTTCCTGCTGTAACCAAAAAAGGAAACCTCTTTTTTACGGCAACTAGAAAAAATGGTATAGGAAGAGAAGATATTTTTATAGCAAAATTTACAGATGGGATTTATAATGAACCAGAACCTTTACCAGAGACTATTAATTCTAAATTTTTTGAATTTAATGCCTATGTGTCACCAGATGAAAATGTGATGATTTTTAGTTCCTTCGGAAGAAAAGATGGATTAGGAGGAGGTGATTTGTATATAAGTCAAAAAGATAGTGTTGGAAACTGGAAAGAAGCTAAAAATATGGGCAAATTAATAAATTCTAAAAAGTTAGATTATTGTCCGTTTATAGATTGGAATGCAGGAAACTTTTATTTAACAAGTGAAAGAATGGAAATAGATAATATACCATTACAAAATGTAGAATCGTTAAAAAGGCAAGCTAATAGTACTATAAATGGTTTTGGAAATATTTATAGAATAGGTATTAAAGAGTTAGGTTTAGTAGAGTAA
- a CDS encoding T9SS type A sorting domain-containing protein, translating into MRKNYFFILLLVVYSIGAISQNVNIPDANFKNYLLGKSSINTNKDDEIQISEAIAFTGEIDCYGDMISDLTGIEEFVNLTVLDCANNQLTNLDLSKNIALQNIDCYRNQLTSLILPVTNTLKYVSCYENQLTNLDLSNNEGLKNISCKSNKLTNLVLPKTTILEKVNCDKNELTSLDVTANTGLIELDIDENKIAIIDLSQNTALNKFYGRGNYIRCIQVADVAVAEGKAYWYKSTLADYNTNCSFPAFVNVPDANFKTFLVASEYRDKNQDGEIDIHEAREIIDLNCSNKEIQNITGIEAFVNLEALRCYNNQLTKLDVSKNTKLKTLRCYDNLISEINISQSPLIKRLNLDNNLLSYIDISNNPNLTDLNCAKNGLTSLDLSKNTLLEDLYIPENQLASLDLSNNLKLDYLVCSDNLLTSLDITKNTLLERISLRNNQLTGDLDVSQNIKLEYIDILNNKVTNIDVTKNTLLEEILAGDNQISTIDFSKNLKLERVSLDENNITNLDFSNNKFLNYVLVSENKLATLNVKNGFNSRLTKLISYLNPTLTCIQVDNVSLAESKDWIKDATANYSVDCGYSVGVDEFLTDAITIGNNPVQDSLTINSAIDLDIIAVEVYNLVGKQLVVTKETEIDFRSFSKGMYLLKIETSDHKIALKKIIKE; encoded by the coding sequence ATGAGGAAAAACTATTTTTTTATACTACTATTAGTAGTTTATTCAATAGGAGCAATTTCACAGAATGTGAACATTCCAGATGCCAATTTTAAAAATTACCTACTAGGTAAAAGCAGTATAAATACTAATAAAGATGACGAGATACAAATTAGCGAAGCAATAGCTTTTACAGGAGAAATCGATTGCTATGGAGATATGATTTCCGATTTAACAGGAATTGAAGAGTTTGTCAATTTAACAGTATTAGACTGTGCAAACAATCAATTAACAAATTTAGACCTATCTAAAAATATAGCATTACAAAATATCGACTGCTACAGAAATCAATTAACTAGTTTAATACTACCAGTAACAAATACATTAAAATATGTTTCATGTTATGAAAATCAATTGACCAATCTAGATCTGAGTAATAATGAAGGATTAAAAAACATTTCTTGTAAAAGTAACAAACTAACAAATTTAGTACTACCCAAAACAACCATACTAGAAAAAGTTAATTGTGATAAGAATGAGTTAACGAGTTTGGATGTAACAGCAAATACAGGGTTGATAGAGTTAGATATAGACGAGAATAAAATAGCTATTATAGATCTATCTCAAAACACAGCATTAAACAAATTTTATGGTAGAGGGAATTATATAAGATGTATTCAGGTTGCTGATGTAGCTGTTGCAGAAGGAAAAGCATATTGGTATAAATCTACTTTAGCAGATTATAATACGAATTGTAGTTTTCCTGCTTTTGTTAATGTTCCAGATGCAAATTTTAAAACTTTTTTAGTAGCATCTGAATACAGAGACAAGAATCAAGATGGAGAGATAGATATACATGAGGCAAGAGAAATAATAGATTTAAATTGTTCAAATAAGGAAATTCAAAACATAACAGGTATTGAAGCATTTGTTAATTTAGAAGCCTTACGATGTTATAATAATCAGTTAACAAAATTAGATGTATCAAAAAATACAAAGTTAAAAACGTTACGTTGCTATGATAACCTAATTTCAGAAATAAATATTAGCCAGTCTCCTTTAATAAAAAGACTTAATTTAGATAATAACTTATTAAGTTATATAGATATTTCTAACAATCCAAATTTAACAGATTTAAATTGTGCAAAAAACGGATTAACAAGTTTAGACTTATCAAAAAATACCTTATTGGAAGACCTATATATTCCAGAAAATCAGTTAGCAAGTTTAGATTTGAGTAATAATCTAAAATTAGATTACTTGGTATGTAGTGATAATTTACTAACCTCTTTAGATATTACAAAAAATACCTTATTAGAACGTATAAGTTTAAGAAATAATCAATTAACTGGTGATTTAGACGTATCACAAAATATAAAATTAGAGTATATAGACATTCTAAATAACAAAGTAACTAACATTGATGTTACTAAAAATACCCTTTTAGAGGAAATATTAGCGGGAGACAATCAAATTTCAACTATAGATTTCTCTAAAAATTTAAAGTTAGAAAGAGTGAGTCTTGATGAAAATAACATAACAAACTTAGATTTTTCGAATAATAAATTTTTAAATTATGTTTTAGTAAGTGAAAATAAATTAGCAACATTAAATGTTAAAAATGGATTTAACTCTAGATTAACTAAACTAATTAGTTATTTAAATCCAACACTAACATGTATTCAAGTAGATAACGTAAGCTTAGCAGAAAGTAAAGATTGGATAAAAGATGCTACGGCAAACTACAGTGTTGATTGTGGTTACTCGGTAGGAGTAGATGAGTTTTTAACAGATGCTATTACTATAGGAAACAATCCTGTTCAAGATTCCCTAACGATTAACTCAGCCATTGATTTAGATATTATCGCTGTAGAAGTGTATAATTTAGTAGGGAAGCAATTAGTAGTTACTAAGGAAACGGAGATAGATTTTAGAAGTTTTTCAAAAGGAATGTACCTATTAAAAATTGAAACTTCAGATCATAAAATAGCTTTAAAAAAGATTATTAAAGAATAA
- a CDS encoding S8 family serine peptidase, protein MKRTIHYILGITLILTIKTFGQQRLNKLGQIEKTICLKFKKEESKKLDKALVRTKKGSKFLRNKNEKGVSIGIPPFDIVSRALKIESVKRVFRPSGKNEEKHRKAGLHLWYEIKYESNTTLKEAIKQLRSSKSITIAHEVYPIKNNDGNKKITSIKEQVEKVKNSVVSDPRYKEQWHYNNTGQKGGTVGRDIHLEEAWQIEKGDSRVIVAINDTGLDTNHPDLKGNLWVNEDEIPNNGKDDDNNGYVDDVHGYDFTANSGNIPALEHGTHVAGTVAAETNNGIGVAGVAGGTGKGDGVRLMACKILLGAVGDMGAEAFVYAADNGAIISQNSWMYWAFGAGDARVPVLEEAMDYFKKNAGGTNKAMSGGIIFFAAGNENRNISYIPHNLDRQILVAALNNKDEKTRLTNFGKRVAISAPGAGTGIKGILSTTPNNNYGFLQGTSMACPHVSGVAALVVSNNYGNINPEQLKRILLETTDPIEHINPNYNGMLGTGRLNAYKALQVGNGEGIPLGIRLEEKNRNTARLAWNSLQGISSYTVRYKKVESSNWSFQNVISNRVDLNNLEEGKEYEFQVSTANSNAYSYIFTFITKVLNLEVPTGIIATNIRDRTAELNWKISQGAEFYELDYKKINTNDWSTITIEEGTKVRIEGLDQDTTYEVRVKAINQNIISEYSNLYTFTTKKAKCGAIPIWEPKSYRVKGTQVAYNNIIYQNKWWAQLTDTPGKSSVWEKVRECGTVGNQQPQVTIINPSNGQIIEQETPESITLTVDASDNDGTIVSIQFEVNNVSLIEGNNVEWTPTSFGNYKIKATVIDDKGALAFQEINITIKKKTLGNQSPQVTITSPINGEVIEQKTLESITLVANASDADGTIESVLFEVNDNKLSEGNNKSWTPVNFGDYKIKVTVVDNKGATGSDQINITIKEKTIGATCEGITEWNANTEYKVKGIQVAHKGSVYESKWWTKNEEPGTGGNWGSWQFIRLCSQDKKEKKLTKVYPTPVDETLNVKVNSPNVKITLYDINGKLIKVLHKGNLNGNIFQYDVSSLPKGIYLLQLKTLEQVERKKVIIK, encoded by the coding sequence ATGAAACGTACAATACACTATATACTTGGTATTACTCTAATACTAACAATAAAAACATTTGGACAGCAAAGATTGAATAAACTAGGACAGATTGAAAAAACTATTTGTTTAAAGTTTAAAAAGGAAGAATCAAAAAAATTAGATAAAGCTTTAGTAAGAACGAAAAAAGGAAGTAAGTTCTTAAGAAATAAAAATGAAAAAGGAGTATCTATTGGTATTCCACCTTTTGATATAGTAAGTAGAGCTTTAAAGATAGAGTCTGTAAAAAGAGTTTTTAGACCATCGGGGAAGAATGAAGAAAAACACAGAAAAGCAGGATTACACTTATGGTATGAAATAAAATATGAATCAAATACAACTTTAAAAGAAGCCATAAAACAGTTAAGGAGTAGTAAATCAATAACCATTGCACATGAAGTGTATCCAATAAAAAACAATGATGGAAATAAAAAAATCACTAGCATAAAAGAGCAAGTTGAAAAAGTGAAAAATAGTGTGGTTTCTGATCCTAGGTATAAAGAGCAATGGCATTATAATAATACTGGACAAAAAGGAGGAACCGTAGGAAGAGACATACATTTAGAAGAAGCATGGCAAATAGAGAAGGGAGATAGTAGAGTAATTGTAGCTATTAATGATACAGGTTTAGATACAAATCATCCAGACTTAAAAGGTAATTTATGGGTAAATGAAGATGAAATACCTAATAATGGAAAAGATGATGATAATAATGGATATGTAGATGATGTACATGGTTATGATTTTACAGCAAATTCAGGAAATATTCCAGCTTTAGAACATGGAACCCATGTTGCTGGTACTGTAGCTGCGGAAACGAACAATGGAATTGGAGTAGCTGGAGTAGCTGGAGGTACTGGTAAGGGAGATGGTGTTCGGTTAATGGCATGTAAAATTTTACTAGGAGCTGTAGGAGATATGGGAGCTGAAGCATTTGTATATGCGGCGGATAATGGAGCTATTATTTCACAAAATAGTTGGATGTATTGGGCATTTGGAGCAGGTGACGCAAGAGTCCCTGTGTTGGAAGAAGCTATGGATTATTTTAAGAAAAATGCAGGAGGAACAAATAAAGCAATGAGTGGAGGTATTATATTTTTTGCAGCAGGAAATGAAAATAGAAACATATCGTATATACCTCATAATTTAGATCGCCAAATACTGGTTGCAGCGCTAAACAATAAAGATGAAAAAACAAGATTGACAAATTTTGGGAAAAGGGTAGCAATTTCAGCACCTGGTGCAGGTACAGGTATTAAAGGAATATTAAGTACAACTCCTAATAATAATTATGGTTTTTTACAAGGTACTTCAATGGCATGCCCTCATGTATCAGGAGTGGCAGCATTAGTAGTTTCTAACAATTATGGAAATATAAATCCAGAACAGTTAAAAAGAATATTATTAGAAACTACAGATCCAATAGAGCATATCAATCCCAATTATAATGGTATGTTAGGAACAGGAAGGTTAAATGCTTATAAAGCACTACAAGTAGGAAATGGAGAGGGAATACCCTTAGGAATACGATTGGAAGAAAAAAATAGAAATACCGCTAGGTTAGCTTGGAATTCATTGCAAGGTATAAGTAGTTATACTGTTAGGTATAAAAAGGTAGAATCAAGTAATTGGAGCTTTCAAAATGTAATTTCTAATCGTGTAGATTTAAATAATCTTGAGGAAGGAAAAGAGTACGAATTTCAAGTTAGCACAGCCAACTCTAATGCTTATTCATATATATTTACTTTTATTACAAAGGTGTTAAATCTAGAAGTTCCTACAGGTATTATAGCAACAAATATAAGAGACCGAACTGCTGAGTTAAATTGGAAAATAAGCCAAGGAGCAGAGTTTTATGAGTTAGATTATAAAAAAATAAATACAAATGATTGGAGTACAATTACTATAGAAGAAGGGACAAAGGTTCGTATAGAAGGTTTAGATCAAGATACTACATATGAAGTAAGAGTAAAAGCGATAAATCAAAATATAATTTCAGAGTATTCAAATTTATACACATTTACTACAAAAAAAGCCAAGTGTGGCGCAATTCCTATTTGGGAACCAAAATCATATAGAGTAAAAGGTACACAAGTCGCTTATAATAACATTATTTATCAGAATAAATGGTGGGCACAACTAACGGATACTCCAGGGAAAAGCAGTGTTTGGGAAAAGGTTAGAGAATGTGGAACAGTAGGAAATCAACAACCACAAGTTACAATAATAAATCCTAGTAATGGACAAATAATTGAACAAGAAACTCCAGAGTCTATTACTTTAACTGTAGATGCCTCCGATAATGATGGAACCATAGTTTCAATACAATTTGAAGTAAATAATGTTTCATTAATAGAAGGTAATAATGTTGAATGGACACCAACAAGTTTTGGTAATTATAAAATAAAAGCAACGGTTATAGATGATAAAGGAGCGTTAGCTTTTCAAGAAATAAATATCACAATAAAAAAGAAGACTCTAGGAAATCAATCTCCTCAAGTAACTATAACAAGTCCCATAAATGGAGAAGTCATTGAGCAAAAAACATTGGAGTCAATTACGTTAGTAGCTAATGCTTCGGATGCAGATGGGACTATAGAATCTGTACTATTTGAAGTAAATGATAATAAACTATCAGAAGGGAATAACAAAAGTTGGACGCCTGTTAATTTTGGAGATTATAAAATAAAGGTAACAGTAGTGGATAATAAAGGAGCAACAGGAAGCGATCAAATAAATATAACAATTAAAGAAAAAACAATAGGAGCAACTTGTGAAGGAATTACTGAGTGGAATGCGAATACAGAATATAAAGTAAAAGGTATACAAGTAGCACATAAAGGAAGTGTTTATGAAAGTAAATGGTGGACAAAAAATGAAGAACCTGGAACAGGAGGTAATTGGGGATCTTGGCAGTTTATCAGGTTATGCTCTCAGGATAAAAAAGAAAAAAAACTTACTAAAGTTTATCCAACCCCAGTTGATGAAACTTTGAATGTAAAGGTAAATTCGCCAAATGTTAAAATCACATTATACGATATAAATGGAAAACTGATAAAAGTTTTGCATAAAGGTAACTTAAATGGAAACATTTTTCAATATGATGTTTCCTCACTACCCAAAGGAATATATTTACTACAACTAAAAACTTTAGAGCAAGTGGAAAGGAAGAAGGTGATAATTAAATAA